The following nucleotide sequence is from Zingiber officinale cultivar Zhangliang chromosome 10A, Zo_v1.1, whole genome shotgun sequence.
aaaaaagaaaaagaaaaaaaggacaCTCATACCTGAATAGGcatataattttgatcaaaattagtatcaaatttaaaaaaatattaataaataaataaaataatagaaagtgGTACAACAGATTTAGGTAAGTAAaatttgatgaatcaaaatgAAATATTCCTTcaatgactttgaaaagaaaagaaaacacatGTACTGACTTCCTAATTTATGCTTTTTCATATAGATATTGCTATCATAGAAAGGaagtccttttaatttttttatctaataAAAATTTACTCTTAAATATTCATAAATGCTTCGAATTTAGTTGACAGATCTGATGAACTATTTCCCATACGCAAATTACATTCTGTACAGAAATCttgaacaaagaaaaaaaaaaggaggaggaggaggagaaagaaacaaagacaaaaaaggaaaaacaCAGAGGATCTGATTGAAATTAAAAGTACAATTAATTACTTGGCCAGTAGACAGATGGATGAATCCAACCAAACACTGAACAAGCTCTTCAATTAGTCAGCTCCAGTTCCTCGCAAAAAAAACAGGAGTCGTCTGCATTCGAATCATCAAGGCACCACCCAGCTCCACTAATTAAGAACCACACCATCATTCATCAAGAACAAGAACAGGAACAAGAACAAGAAGCGGCGGCGTTCGTGCTCTCATGAAGCGGCCTGTCAAATTAATGTAAGATTCAGTGAGTTGGTTGAATTGGAGTCGAAAGGAGTGAGTTTGGGGCCGGAGTAAACCTGCGCGGGCTTGTCGTTCTGCTTCttcttcgccggcgccggagccgGAAGAGGCACGGCTACGAAGCTGCAGTGGGGTTTCTTGAGCCCCAGGAGCTCCTTCCACTTGATGGGGGAGCCCCTCAACGGCCTCCCGTGCCACTCCTCGTTGCCGGCTGGCGACCGGATGAGCTCCTCCCTTAGCGTGGTGGCCCCCCGCGGCCTCTGCCCGCTGTCCTTCAGCGGCAGCAGCCGGCCCTTGAAGAACAGCTGGTCGGCGTCGATAGTCGCCGACTCCCCGCCGGCCGCGAACTCGAAGTTCGGGTCTGCCGGTGGGAGGCGCTGCACCGCCGGCGGCTCCACCGCGAAGTCGCTGGAGAAGGAGACTCGGGGACTCATCGGTGGCGGCGCACCCCCCGCCGGCACGCCGCGGAGCGCCTGCCGGTCGGCGCCGAGCTGCACGTTGATGCATGCCATCCCCggaaaagaagagaagagaactTTCTGGGTGCCGCTGCTTGACATTGCTCTGTCTATATATAAACAGAGCATTTCGATTTCGATTTGGATTTGCATCAAAATGCCTAATCGGTGCTGCATGGCAGGTGGGTACGACGATTTCCACTACGCCAGGTGAAATTTCATATAGATCCGACCCGGTTTGAAATGTCAGCTTGTTCGAACCTTAATCTTAATTTTCTAAGGTGATTATAATTGATGGATCACGGTCTAAATCATTTCGTACTTAATTTGTCACGATTCAAGATTGATAGTGTCTTAAACCGAAAAATTGGAAAACTGGGAGGTGGTGGTTTCGTTGATTGCACATGGATTTCATTCCATTTTGTAAAATAAACGGTGTTAGTACTGGGTCAGAGAAGGGATCTCCGACATTGGACCTTTAACGTTCAAGTCAGTCATCGAAAAATGTAGAGAAGCAGAGTAACAGTAGTAACAGTGAAATTCAATAGTAATGCGTACCTCCGCCGGTgaaggacccccctttatatagaatcCTGGTGGGCAGCGTGTATGCTTCTGGAGGCATGAGCACGCTCTCTCAGGTGTCCCATGAAAGAGTCTTGTCAGGAGTGTACCCATGATACCATACCTTAATAGGGCATGCATATTCCTTACGAGACAGTAGAAGTTTCAACCGTACGATCCACCTGTCGACCATGTTTTGTGTCAACGAcattatctcccaaaaggatgtcaagagATACTATAGTGGTCTCGTTGCTTGGCCAAGCGGATTAGTCGCTCGGCCGGGACTCCGCTCCGTCCACGACCAGGTCTTGTTGCTTGGCCGAACGAGGAAGCTGCTCGGCAAGGACTTTGCTGCGCCCTTGACCAGGTCCCATACGACGTCCTACCACTCCGCATCGCGCGCCAAGCGTCAGTTGTCTTACGTATCCTTCCGAGCCTGAGTGGGGGTTAGCTCGGCCCCATCTCCTGTTGGTCGGGGCCTAACCGCCCGATCGACCATTGTAATTGTCCTTTGTTCGGCCCCTTGACATTCgggcgttgaccgccttgactttgacatcCACCATAGTAGTTGGTCTCGTgccagataggcttctctctatCGCTACattacaagcctccccctcaagtctagtcgaaggagattataaatccgactgactggactagtaGTCTTCAATGATTTCCATGCTTTTGTCGTTCGGCCTCACCTGGCATGACCGGGTAAATAAACGCCACTCGGCCTAAGTCCTTCGAAGTGACTGTGTTTCAGCCGCTTGACTATGTGATAATCGCTTACTCGCGTTGCTCGGGCAATGAGCGACAACACTTGGTGAAAAATTCCCTTTCCTGCTCTCCTCGACCGAGCGCTCTGACGTCATCCAGATTTCTTGAAGATCGTGCAAAACCCTGATCATTAAAGTCGAGCACGCGATCATGCTTTTTAATTAAACCTCATTAATGTTGTCTAGTGGTTGAGTGCCACATGTCCTCCTTCTGCTGCCGCACGTTTGATGTGACAGGCGGATACCGGCTGGCGATGTGACAGACACCTTTTTGAATTCAACGGCTGGATCTTCTCCTAATTTTTCGCaaccctagatcggacggcttagGTCGATCATccatgaggtttataaacctcgcgtgcgtcgccttcttccttacttCGAGCACCTTCATCTTTGAGCTCTCCGACGACATCTCGTTTCTTCCGTCTCTCCGACGATCTTCCAGTAAGCTTCCTCCCCCTTTTAATCGGATCTTTTCATTGCACCTCTTCAATCTCTTCGTTTTTCGATGGCAAACTCCTCACTACCCCCGTCGCCGTCCCTAGGCTCTGGTACACTTCCACCTAGTCCAGGTTCGACGACGACGGCGCTGAGAGTTTGAGAGCCACTTATGAAATTTCGTTTGATTATCAAATCGGTCTTCCTTCATCTTTTGACCGTCCGAACGAGCTGCCGTCAGATTTTTATGcttctttagggaccaatttaccaTTGGTCTGCGGTTCCTgatccaccctttcttttctgtcatttgtaaatattttcgtatttctctccatcaactagtgtcgaactcTTTTCGACTGCTGTACGGGGTCGTCATCCTGTTCCGCCTGCACGGTATTCCTCTTACTCCTAGGCTTTttcactatttctattatcccaaattgtTTGAGCTGGGGATTTTTCTTTTCCAAGTCCGAGTGGacctagtcttttttgataagatgtcctccaacaagcattggaatgCCTACTTCTTCTTTATTCGCTTTCTCGAGCGGCCAGATTTTCCAACCAGTTGGCAGTTAGAGGTGCCGAACCCTCCggagctcaagaaatacaagagccgaTCAAACTACCTCCACATAGCTTCAAACTCGGCCGGTCAGAAGTACCACATACA
It contains:
- the LOC122027708 gene encoding uncharacterized protein LOC122027708, which codes for MSSSGTQKVLFSSFPGMACINVQLGADRQALRGVPAGGAPPPMSPRVSFSSDFAVEPPAVQRLPPADPNFEFAAGGESATIDADQLFFKGRLLPLKDSGQRPRGATTLREELIRSPAGNEEWHGRPLRGSPIKWKELLGLKKPHCSFVAVPLPAPAPAKKKQNDKPAQAAS